The genomic interval AGGCTGGCTCTCGCGCAATACGGCGATGCCCTCGCGGTAGTGCATGCCGATCGACGAGCCGGCGCGCACAGGCAGCAGCGGCCGCTGCGGGGCGACGGTCGAGGCGACGTACAGTCCGATGCCGAGCAGCACGGCTGCGACGATCGCCATGACGAGGTAGCCGAGCAGCTCGTTGCCGGGGAACATGCCGCGGATCTCGGGCCCGCCGGCGCCGAACAGCAGGATCGCGACGGTCAGCACGACCACGCGCCAGGTGAGCAGGCGCGTGCGCTCGCGGTAGTCGTCGGTGAGCTCGGCCGGCAGTGCGATGTAGGGCACCTGGAACAGGCTGAAGCAGGTCGCGGCGGCCATGAACGCGATCAGCACCCAGATCGCTGAGGGGATGGCGCCGAGTCCGGCGGGCACTGCGAAGGTCAGCACGAACGCGATCGGCAGTCCGATCGCACCGATCCGCATCAGTCCGCGGCGGCTGCCCCTTCGGGCGAGCTCATTGTCGCTGAGCCCGCCGATGACGGGGTCGATCAGCACGTCCCACACCTTCGCGGCCGTCACGATCGCGCCGGCGGCGAGCGCCGTCACGCCGAGCGAGTCGGTCAGGTAGTACACGAGCACAAGGCCTGGCAGGGTGGCGAAGCCGCCGGTCCCCAGTGATCCGATGGCGTAGCGGGTGACTTGCCCCCGGGTCAGGTTCGACGCTGAATCCATGGGCTCACTCTATCGGCGGCTCACGGGCCGCCGATCCGCCGTCAGACGAGCGCGCCCGTCACCGGCACCTGGTTCGCGAACAGGTCGAGCACGGGGCAGTGCTCCTCGACGACAACGCGAAGGCGGTCGTACTCCTCGATCGTGTTCGGTCCGGTGATGTCGACCTTCACCCGCACGTCGTGGAACCCCGCGCGGCCGGACTCGTCGATGCCGAACAGCTTGCGCACGTCGAGGTCGCCCTCGGCGGTGATCTCGAGATCGTCGATGGTCAGTCCGAGTGCCTGGGCGTACAGCCGGAACACGACGACCTGACAGGAGATCAGCGCGCCGAGTGCGTATTCGACAGGGCTCGCTGCGGCATCGTCACCGGCGAGCGCGGCCGGCTCGTCGACGAGGAAGCGGTGCTTCCCGGAGCGGATCTCGGTGCCGACCGAGCCGACGCCGCGACCGGTGACCTTGTAGGTGAGCTGAGCATTGGTCGCGTCGCGCGCGATGCGCTCGCCCCAGGTCGTTCCGGCCTCGGCGAGGCGCTGCGCGCGCTCGTCGGCGGAGACATCGGCGATGGCTGCGAGCTGGTCGTTGAGAAGAGTCAT from Microbacterium sp. H1-D42 carries:
- a CDS encoding MFS transporter; this encodes MDSASNLTRGQVTRYAIGSLGTGGFATLPGLVLVYYLTDSLGVTALAAGAIVTAAKVWDVLIDPVIGGLSDNELARRGSRRGLMRIGAIGLPIAFVLTFAVPAGLGAIPSAIWVLIAFMAAATCFSLFQVPYIALPAELTDDYRERTRLLTWRVVVLTVAILLFGAGGPEIRGMFPGNELLGYLVMAIVAAVLLGIGLYVASTVAPQRPLLPVRAGSSIGMHYREGIAVLRESQPFRALLATFMLQGLATGLMLAAAQFVARWVLHDESAVTPLFASLIAPALLMAPVWKLIADHVGKERGFRLASGVFLVATLGLTVMVWVPGWWILAPVALAGAAYAGMQTLPMAMLPDVIAHDRTAHEADATRGNRSGVFGGVWTAGETTGMALGATVLSIVLAITGYIESTAGTEVAQPAAAVTGIAVAFSLLPAVLMVLSLITLARYRLREQDIVGTSA
- a CDS encoding OsmC family protein, which translates into the protein MTLLNDQLAAIADVSADERAQRLAEAGTTWGERIARDATNAQLTYKVTGRGVGSVGTEIRSGKHRFLVDEPAALAGDDAAASPVEYALGALISCQVVVFRLYAQALGLTIDDLEITAEGDLDVRKLFGIDESGRAGFHDVRVKVDITGPNTIEEYDRLRVVVEEHCPVLDLFANQVPVTGALV